Proteins encoded by one window of Vidua chalybeata isolate OUT-0048 chromosome 10, bVidCha1 merged haplotype, whole genome shotgun sequence:
- the LXN gene encoding latexin isoform X1: MELPPSHFPAARAAAVAVGYLRYLRGGPGRGLELRELRRARRQDIDDVGHKYYLELELEDVLDKDRTVNCTAEVLYHLGSKNSAPDVQVTVQGELRSTEEADKEFYNWIRSLEKELVAENIPDSHGNVPPELEPIHLLAWVASGYVIWQNSTENTKFHLAQVKHVKQVKRSDEDLQFDFVVLLHEMVSQEVLPWQVTLLWHPQRGAQVSQSRAAGAGGT, from the exons AtggagctgcctcccagccaCTTCCCGGCCGCCCGGGCCGCGGCCGTGGCCGTGGGGTACCTGCGGTACctgcggggcggccccgggcgggggctggagctgcgggagctgcgCCGCGCCCGGCGCCAG gACATTGATGATGTGGGGCACAAGTACTACCTGGAACTGGAGCTGGAGGATGTCCTGGACAAA GACAGGACTGTGAACTGCACTGCTGAGGTTCTGTATCACCTGGGCAGCAAAAACTCCGCTCCAGATGTGCAGGTCACAGTGCAAGGAGAGctcaggagcacagaggaagcAGACAAGGAGTTCTACAATTGGATCAGGAGCCTGGAAAAGGAGCTTGTGGCTGAGAACATCCCAG ACAGCCACGGGAACgttcccccagagctggagcccaTCCACCTGCTGGCCTGGGTGGCCTCTGGCTACGTGATCTGGCAGAATTCCACCGAAAACACCAAGTTCCACCTTGCCCAAGTTAAACACGTGAAGCAAGTG AAAAGAAGTGATGAAGATCTTCAGTTTGACTTTGTGGTTCTACTCCATGAAATGGTGTCCCAG gaggtgctgccctggcaggtgACCCTGCTGTGGCACCCCCAGCGCGGGGCCCAAGTGTCCCAGAGCCGCGCCGCGGGAGCGGGGGGCACCTGA
- the LXN gene encoding latexin isoform X3: protein MELPPSHFPAARAAAVAVGYLRYLRGGPGRGLELRELRRARRQDIDDVGHKYYLELELEDVLDKDRTVNCTAEVLYHLGSKNSAPDVQVTVQGELRSTEEADKEFYNWIRSLEKELVAENIPDSHGNVPPELEPIHLLAWVASGYVIWQNSTENTKFHLAQVKHVKQVKRSDEDLQFDFVVLLHEMVSQRHTLPRNVASHFPYSIGILKCCSLSSKQLICLNLCTFSSLTPSCPIVSKCRIFP, encoded by the exons AtggagctgcctcccagccaCTTCCCGGCCGCCCGGGCCGCGGCCGTGGCCGTGGGGTACCTGCGGTACctgcggggcggccccgggcgggggctggagctgcgggagctgcgCCGCGCCCGGCGCCAG gACATTGATGATGTGGGGCACAAGTACTACCTGGAACTGGAGCTGGAGGATGTCCTGGACAAA GACAGGACTGTGAACTGCACTGCTGAGGTTCTGTATCACCTGGGCAGCAAAAACTCCGCTCCAGATGTGCAGGTCACAGTGCAAGGAGAGctcaggagcacagaggaagcAGACAAGGAGTTCTACAATTGGATCAGGAGCCTGGAAAAGGAGCTTGTGGCTGAGAACATCCCAG ACAGCCACGGGAACgttcccccagagctggagcccaTCCACCTGCTGGCCTGGGTGGCCTCTGGCTACGTGATCTGGCAGAATTCCACCGAAAACACCAAGTTCCACCTTGCCCAAGTTAAACACGTGAAGCAAGTG AAAAGAAGTGATGAAGATCTTCAGTTTGACTTTGTGGTTCTACTCCATGAAATGGTGTCCCAG AGACACACGTTACCACGGAATGTGGCCAGCCATTTTCCATATTCCATAGGAATCCTGAAGTGCTGCTCTCTAAGTAGCAAACAACTTATTTGCTTAAATCTCTgcactttttcttctctgactcCCTCATGTCCCATTGTTTCCAAGTGCAGGATTTTTCCCTGA
- the LOC128792677 gene encoding ovocalyxin-32-like: MPGLRASPPAFLLLLVLVVPRGSLAVLEPDSRSAAAAARVALQYHNFQAGSLGGLRALGQVRKATLKNIPESGHKYYLQFSTEDYRTGEDAGNCLATVLYPKKKSRPVVSIKCSHTKDKEEIQEEDNRFYQMIRHQSKPITANNIPDSYGNIEPALEPVWALAVAGSSSIMWEKSTETLGYFLAQVKSARQWIRKDDFIEFDYTVLLHEIPTQEIISCHMRLTWLPGQPLKVKHFCASQGHGADEGSGAESGSAAGPSAGKGASF, translated from the exons ATGCCGGGGCTCCGCGCCTCACCGCCcgccttcctgctgctcctcgtGCTCGTCGTTCCCCGGGGCAGCCTCGCCGTGCTGGAGCCCGACAGCCGCtcggccgcggcggcggcgcgggtGGCCCTGCAGTACCACAACTTCCAGGCGGGATCCCTCGGCGGGCTCAGGGCGCTCGGGCAGGTCCGCAAGGCTACGCTGAAG aacATCCCAGAGTCTGGCCACAAGTATTACCTGCAGTTCAGCACTGAGGACTACAGGACTGGG GAAGATGCTGGGAACTGCCTGGCTACAGTGCTGTATCCAAAGAAAAAGTCTCGTCCTGTTGTCAGCATCAAGTGCTCCCACACCAAAGACAAGGAGGAAATCCAGGAAGAGGACAACAGATTTTACCAAATGATCAGGCACCAAAGCAAACCAATAACTGCAAACAACATTCCAG ACAGCTATGGCAACATTGAGCCTGCCCTGGAGCCAGTGtgggctctggctgtggctggcagcagctccatcatGTGGGAAAAGTCCACGGAGACCTTGGGATACTTCCTGGCCCAAGTGAAGTCCGCGAGGCAGTGG ATCAGGAAAGATGATTTTATTGAGTTTGACTACACTGTGCTACTACATGAAATCCCAACCCAG GAAATCATTTCCTGCCACATGCGCCTGACGTGGCTCCCCGGGCAGCCTCTGAAAGTGAAACATTTCTGCGCCTCCCAGGGCCACGGTGCAGATGAGGGATCTGGGGCAGAGTCTGGGTCAGCTGCTGGGCCTTCAGCTGGAAAGGGAGCCAGTTTTTAA
- the LXN gene encoding latexin isoform X2: MELPPSHFPAARAAAVAVGYLRYLRGGPGRGLELRELRRARRQDIDDVGHKYYLELELEDVLDKDRTVNCTAEVLYHLGSKNSAPDVQVTVQGELRSTEEADKEFYNWIRSLEKELVAENIPDSHGNVPPELEPIHLLAWVASGYVIWQNSTENTKFHLAQVKHVKQVKRSDEDLQFDFVVLLHEMVSQEVLPWQVTLLWHPQRGAQVSQSRAAGAGGT, from the exons AtggagctgcctcccagccaCTTCCCGGCCGCCCGGGCCGCGGCCGTGGCCGTGGGGTACCTGCGGTACctgcggggcggccccgggcgggggctggagctgcgggagctgcgCCGCGCCCGGCGCCAG gACATTGATGATGTGGGGCACAAGTACTACCTGGAACTGGAGCTGGAGGATGTCCTGGACAAA GACAGGACTGTGAACTGCACTGCTGAGGTTCTGTATCACCTGGGCAGCAAAAACTCCGCTCCAGATGTGCAGGTCACAGTGCAAGGAGAGctcaggagcacagaggaagcAGACAAGGAGTTCTACAATTGGATCAGGAGCCTGGAAAAGGAGCTTGTGGCTGAGAACATCCCAG ACAGCCACGGGAACgttcccccagagctggagcccaTCCACCTGCTGGCCTGGGTGGCCTCTGGCTACGTGATCTGGCAGAATTCCACCGAAAACACCAAGTTCCACCTTGCCCAAGTTAAACACGTGAAGCAAGTG AAAAGAAGTGATGAAGATCTTCAGTTTGACTTTGTGGTTCTACTCCATGAAATGGTGTCCCAG gaggtgctgccctggcaggtgACCCTGCTGTGGCACCCCCAGCGCGGGGCCCAAGTGTCCCAGAGCCGCGCCGCGGGAGCGGGGGGCAC ctga